One Dermochelys coriacea isolate rDerCor1 chromosome 21, rDerCor1.pri.v4, whole genome shotgun sequence genomic window carries:
- the EIF2D gene encoding eukaryotic translation initiation factor 2D isoform X4, which produces MAPSATETSRRSRAPVAVGVATMPTAEMLAAGMKGKGFTVLHAYTDHLWGFGDKSYPPTIAPLVAEPAELETTDDDDKDEGREPDSNLSIAPSLQMDIGNLNLQEGDGCARLMEEEPGETGAAEMAEDIAEVQPETEDGRTPQERMDELLHQCFFHALKCKVKKSELPLLTSTFLRNHMFSCCPEGQQLDLKKSSYKKLSKFLQYMQQQKIVQVKELNRGVESIVHIDWKHSDIKSFVVHEAFSAVSTAPESKCGDGDQQYHAPEIIPLYGVSTKMAPLFQESGHKKGNILSGSDVRNIIISYVKTNELVDETNKNFVKVNPILCDCLLDKWEQDEISKLKWDDLLSRCLEQLQPYHQVTFFGHEPIVRKGNLDPIDITIAQRSSNKKVTIIKNLELYGLDPQLVANTLQQRVQASATINTLPGAKDRVQVQIQGNQINHLAKLLLVGLLVILQRNTSYIGNTFKGWRRLQSLAGRSK; this is translated from the exons AGCCCCAGTAGCAGTAGGAGTTGCTACCATGCCCACTGCAGAGATGCTGGCTGCCGGAATGAAAGGGAAGGGCTTTACCGTGCTGCATGCTTACACAGACCACTTATG gggatTTGGAGACAAGTCTTACCCACCCACAATAGCTCCCTTGGTAGCAGAGCCTGCGGAGCTAGAAACCACGGATGATGATGACAAAGACGAGGGACGGGAGCCTGACAGCAACCTCTCCATTGCTCCGTCGCTACAAATGGACATTGGCAATTTGAACCTGCAGGAGGGAGATGGCTGTGCAAGGCTGATGGAGGAGGAACCCGGTGAGACTGGAGCTGCAGAAATGGCTGAAGATATCGCCGAGGTTCAGCCAGAAACAGAAGATGGCAGAACTCCACAAG AGCGAATGGATGAGTTACTGCATCAATGTTTTTTTCATGCCTTAAAATGTAAAGTGAAGAAGTCAGAGCTCCCGCTACTGACCAGCACTTTCCTGCGCAACCATATGTTCTCATGCTG CCCAGAAGGACAACAATTAGACCTAAAAAAATCAAGCTACAAGAAG CTCTCCAAGTTCCTGCAGTACATGCAACAGCAGAAGATTGTCCAAGTGAAGGAGCTGAACAGAGGGGTGGAGAGTATTGTGCATATAGACTGGAAACACTCCGA CATTAAGTCATTCGTTGTCCATGAAGCATTCTCTGCTGTGTCAACGGCCCCAGAGAGTAAATGTGGAGACGGAGATCAGCAGTACCATGCTCCTGAAATCATACCACTCTATGGCGTCTCAACCAAAATGGCTCCACTTTTCCAGGAGTCAGGACACAA GAAAGGCAACATCCTTTCTGGCAGTGATGTGAGAAATATTATCATCAGCTATGTAAAGACTAATGAGTTGGTTGATGAAACAAACAAGAA CTTTGTAAAGGTGAATCCAATCTTGTGCGACTGCCTGTTGGATAAATGGGAGCAAGATGAGATCTCAAAGCTCAAATGGGATGATCTCCTGAGCAG GTGTCTGGAACAACTGCAGCCTTACCACCAGGTGACATTTTTTGGACATGAACCTATTGTGAGGAAAGGAAACCTTGATCCCATTGACATAACCATAGCACAGAGATCATCAAATAAAAAg GTGACCATTATTAAGAATCTTGAACTGTATGGCCTAGATCCGCAATTAGTTGCCAACACTCTCCAGCAAAGAGTACAGGCCAGCGCCACTATTAACACACTACCTGGGGCAAAGGACAGAGTTCAGGTCCAGATCCAAGGCAATCAAATCAACCATCTTGCCAAGTTGCTGCTCG TTGGACTCTTGGTTATATTGCAGAGGAATACCAGCTACATCGGAAATACattcaagggctggagaaggCTCCAAAGCTTAGCCGGAAGAAGTAAATAA